One Mya arenaria isolate MELC-2E11 chromosome 5, ASM2691426v1 genomic window carries:
- the LOC128235829 gene encoding fucolectin-like, which produces MAVYAQAVDGNVGNNSMFSGSCFHTKREYQPWWTVDLHQDYYITSVVVYNQLDHCCGTYNVAIGKTASQSSNHRIYEWLAPTAVDGIVGNNSMFSGTCFHTTKEYQPWWRVDLHHDYIITSVIMYNRLDSFAERARNIKRTIGKSLDSMSQAGYLDGGLTTHTFTVDPPLVGRFVRLQLKGITEFFHLYFFSSVTRTKNVQNEDTGYAIPYVPPENRDTIIYPATGSEISRTSHIAAKDK; this is translated from the exons ATGGCTGTTTATGCACAGG CGGTTGATGGTAATGTCGGGAACAATTCTATGTTTAGCGGTTCGTGTTTTCACACTAAGAGAGAGTATCAGCCGTGGTGGACGGTGGACCTTCATCAAGACTACTATATTACCAGTGTCGTTGTATATAACCAACTGGACCACTGTTGTG GTACATACAATGTCGCCATCGGTAAAACAGCTTCACAGAGTAGCAATCACCGAATATACGAATGGCTCGCTCCAACAGCGGTGGATGGTATTGTCGGGAACAACTCTATGTTTAGCGGTACGTGTTTTCACACGACTAAAGAGTACCAGCCGTGGTGGAGGGTGGACCTACATCACGACTACATTATCACTAGTGTCATTATGTATAACCGACTGGACTCTTTTG ctgAACGGGCAAGGAACATTAAACGTACAATCGGTAAAAGTTTGGACTCAATGAGTCAGGCTGGATACCTAGATGGCGGGTTGACCACTCATACGTTCACCGTTGACCCACCATTGGTAGGACGTTTCGTGCGATTGCAGCTGAAAGGGATAACGGAGTTTTTCCATCTAT ATTTCTTCTCTTCCGTGACTCGTACCAAAAACGTACAAAATGAGGATACAGGCTACGCAATACCATATGTTCCCCCCGAGAACCGCGACACCATCATCTATCCAGCGACGGGATCAGAAATTAGTCGCACCTCCCACATTGCTGCCAAGGACAAATAG